Genomic segment of Bacteroidota bacterium:
CACAGAAGAAATAACACAGAATATTCTGCCGGGTTTTGGAATTGAAAGAGTGATCGTGGATCTAAGAGATTTGAATATTGCTGAGGCGGCTATAAAAGCTGACCCAAAAATAAAACTGCTGTATATCGAAACACCGGCTAATCCTACTATTCAATGTGTGGATATTGAAGAATTGACAAGGCTGGCCAAGAAATATAACCTTGTTGTAGCATGTGACAACACTTTTGCAACTCCTTTTCTGCAGCAACCATTTAAATACGGTGTTGACTTTGTAATGCACTCGACAACTAAATTTTTAAATGGTCATGGTACTGCAATTGGTGGTATTTTACTGGGAAAGGATATTGAACTGATGAAAACAAAAGTGACCAAAGTGCATCGGTTGCTCGGCGGCAATTCAAATCCTTTTGATGCATTTCTTTTGATACAGGGGATAAAAACATTAGAGGTAAGAATGGAACGGCATTGCCATAATGCAATGGAGGTCGCCAACTATTTAGAAACACATGATGCAGTTGCAAAAGTAAATTACACTGGCCTTGCCTCTCATCCGGATCATTATACCGCGAATAAACAAATGCGTCATCCCGGTGCTATGCTAAGCTTTGAATTGAAAAAGCAATTGCAGGGAGGTATCGATTTTATGAATAAACTTAAAATGTGTATAAGAACAGTTTCACTCGGAACAGTTGATACCTTGCTTTCGCATCCTGCATCTATGACGCATTATGGCGTAGGAAAAGCAGAAAGAGAAAAATATGGCATCACCGACGGATTGATAAGAATGAATGTAGGAATTGAAAACCTCCAGGACATAATAAACGATCTGTCACAAGCCCTCGATTAAATTTTTTAAACAAACTGCATTATGAAAAAGTTATTCCCTGCAATTATTCTTTTGCTGATATCTACAGCATTAATTTCCCAACCTCCTG
This window contains:
- a CDS encoding PLP-dependent transferase; protein product: MDKSFPRPTGPNGESSEKRSSGRALTGFSSLAIHGGHEEDPRYAHQTPIYASSTYVYDSAEQGMRRFKGEEEGYIYSRWGNPTFTDAEQKIAALESFGVTNPDGSPLEVKGILHSSGMAAISTMLLATLKAGDKILSHYSLYGGTEEITQNILPGFGIERVIVDLRDLNIAEAAIKADPKIKLLYIETPANPTIQCVDIEELTRLAKKYNLVVACDNTFATPFLQQPFKYGVDFVMHSTTKFLNGHGTAIGGILLGKDIELMKTKVTKVHRLLGGNSNPFDAFLLIQGIKTLEVRMERHCHNAMEVANYLETHDAVAKVNYTGLASHPDHYTANKQMRHPGAMLSFELKKQLQGGIDFMNKLKMCIRTVSLGTVDTLLSHPASMTHYGVGKAEREKYGITDGLIRMNVGIENLQDIINDLSQALD